The following coding sequences are from one Candidatus Nanopelagicus hibericus window:
- a CDS encoding zinc ribbon domain-containing protein — protein sequence MQASTEQQGLILELQLLDNEIMQANTKLKSLPEIEQLLHIEKRVTAANDELSVVKTESDQIALELRRGEVDVETVTDRIKKDEARLSSGNATPKELEQLQHEVETLKKRQESLEEIELEIMIRNDAVIARTNTLSTDLASLQTLKDEISGRLQSATDEINKVIADKNTARNAVAGKIEKALLDLYEKIRGNGGGVGAAALVGNKCNGCNLAINAVEMDRIKSLAKDELLRCEECRRILVRI from the coding sequence GTGCAGGCATCTACCGAGCAGCAAGGCCTAATTTTAGAACTTCAGCTCCTAGATAATGAAATTATGCAGGCAAATACCAAACTTAAATCCTTACCTGAAATAGAACAATTACTTCATATTGAAAAAAGAGTTACCGCCGCCAATGATGAGCTATCAGTAGTAAAAACGGAATCTGATCAAATTGCACTTGAGCTTCGCCGTGGTGAGGTTGATGTTGAAACTGTTACAGATCGTATTAAAAAAGATGAGGCCAGATTATCCTCCGGCAATGCCACCCCAAAGGAGTTAGAGCAACTCCAACATGAGGTGGAAACCTTAAAAAAGCGCCAAGAGTCATTGGAGGAGATTGAGCTAGAGATCATGATTAGAAATGACGCAGTTATTGCTCGTACTAATACTTTAAGTACTGATCTAGCCTCTCTTCAAACCTTAAAGGATGAGATTTCAGGCCGATTACAAAGTGCAACCGATGAAATAAATAAGGTAATTGCAGATAAAAATACAGCACGTAATGCAGTTGCTGGCAAAATTGAAAAAGCATTGTTAGATCTTTATGAAAAGATTAGAGGAAATGGTGGTGGAGTTGGCGCTGCAGCCTTAGTTGGTAATAAATGCAACGGCTGTAATCTGGCAATTAACGCAGTTGAGATGGATCGAATTAAATCCTTAGCCAAAGATGAATTACTTAGATGTGAAGAGTGCCGGCGGATATTGGTAAGAATTTAA
- a CDS encoding reverse transcriptase-like protein: protein MPRHFIITADGGSRGNPGKAAYGAVVYENDQILKEVGASIGIASNNVAEYEGLIAGLKAANEIDPAATILVKMDSKLVVEQMSGRWKVKHPNMQKLAKQAFATHDPKLVSYQWIPREENSHADSILNDVLDSGM from the coding sequence ATGCCAAGACATTTTATAATTACCGCAGATGGTGGCAGTAGAGGAAATCCAGGCAAAGCAGCCTATGGCGCAGTGGTTTATGAAAATGATCAAATCCTTAAAGAGGTTGGTGCATCAATTGGAATTGCTTCAAATAATGTGGCTGAGTATGAAGGTTTAATTGCAGGACTTAAGGCGGCTAATGAGATTGATCCAGCAGCCACAATATTGGTGAAGATGGATTCAAAGTTAGTTGTTGAGCAGATGAGTGGAAGATGGAAGGTAAAGCATCCAAATATGCAAAAGCTGGCAAAACAAGCCTTTGCTACCCATGATCCAAAACTTGTCTCATATCAGTGGATTCCCCGCGAGGAGAACTCACATGCAGATTCAATACTTAATGATGTATTAGATAGCGGAATGTAA
- a CDS encoding nuclear transport factor 2 family protein: MLIYSSIVEKLVRKTFLAVQNHNYEEVLKGVSSTNLTHRFAGPNSLGGIRHDKEAMSRWFKRVGTVLPNLKFEVTSVLVQGGPWNTTVIARWVATCNLENGEPYVNPGIHVIKLRWGKAYDFDVYEDTFAVTAGLEKQAKSGIAEASAPQIVS, translated from the coding sequence ATGCTTATTTACAGTTCAATCGTTGAGAAATTGGTACGTAAAACATTTCTTGCCGTCCAAAATCACAATTATGAAGAAGTGTTAAAGGGTGTGTCCTCTACCAACCTCACCCATCGTTTTGCAGGTCCTAACTCACTGGGTGGCATCCGACATGACAAAGAAGCTATGAGTCGATGGTTCAAGCGAGTAGGGACTGTGCTGCCAAATCTTAAGTTTGAGGTTACAAGTGTTTTAGTTCAAGGAGGGCCATGGAACACAACAGTTATTGCCCGATGGGTAGCAACCTGCAATCTTGAAAATGGAGAACCTTACGTAAATCCTGGAATCCATGTAATCAAACTGCGCTGGGGCAAGGCATATGACTTCGATGTTTATGAAGATACTTTTGCGGTTACAGCAGGGCTAGAGAAACAAGCAAAGTCGGGTATTGCAGAAGCTAGTGCTCCCCAAATTGTGAGCTAA
- a CDS encoding YciI family protein — MKFIINVIDDQSNSGSPAEMAEINKFNDQLRVNGQFIFAGGLAAPESADVIDNRNDANLSTGKPLFANKENFSGFWLIQAESIEVARKLAFAGSKACNRKVELRPLLG, encoded by the coding sequence ATGAAATTCATTATCAACGTAATAGATGATCAATCAAACTCTGGCAGCCCAGCTGAAATGGCTGAGATAAATAAGTTTAATGATCAACTGCGAGTCAATGGTCAATTTATCTTTGCTGGCGGCCTTGCTGCTCCAGAGAGTGCTGATGTAATCGATAATCGAAATGATGCGAATTTGTCCACTGGGAAACCACTATTTGCTAACAAAGAGAACTTCTCTGGTTTTTGGTTGATCCAGGCAGAAAGTATTGAAGTGGCGAGAAAGTTAGCATTTGCTGGATCTAAGGCTTGTAATCGTAAGGTTGAGCTTAGGCCGCTTCTTGGTTAA
- a CDS encoding DMT family transporter, protein MVRVKTFAPLIFVLLWSTGFIGAKYILPYAQPFVFLTIRYFFATLVLVLIAKALREPLRISKAAIKQSMIVALFLHVIYIGGVFYAIFIDIPAGITAVIVSLQPILVSALAIPLLGEKLSYRQVFGLALGFIGVLFLLSPKLFEGDLSTGFSTFGIICCVLALLGTTAGYLLQKKGGADIPFLAGTAVQFATSTVIFAITSVIFEPLKVNITLEFVLALSWIVLALSIGSIFLLFYLLRHDSASSVSSLYYLVPPLAAVQAYYFFDERIKGIGLIGMALAALGTLIVTKNSKTAGH, encoded by the coding sequence ATGGTTAGAGTAAAAACATTTGCACCACTCATATTTGTTTTACTCTGGAGCACAGGGTTTATCGGCGCTAAGTACATACTTCCATATGCGCAGCCCTTTGTTTTCTTAACTATTAGATACTTCTTCGCCACTCTTGTTTTGGTTTTAATTGCAAAAGCACTAAGAGAGCCGCTTCGTATTAGTAAGGCGGCAATAAAGCAATCAATGATTGTGGCGCTTTTCTTGCATGTTATTTATATCGGTGGGGTTTTCTATGCAATATTTATTGATATTCCAGCGGGAATTACTGCAGTAATTGTTAGCTTGCAACCAATTTTAGTTTCAGCACTCGCTATTCCGTTACTGGGGGAGAAGCTTTCATACCGCCAGGTATTTGGGTTAGCACTTGGTTTTATTGGTGTGCTCTTTTTGCTCTCACCAAAGTTATTTGAAGGAGATCTCTCCACCGGCTTTTCAACCTTTGGAATTATCTGCTGTGTTCTAGCTCTCCTTGGAACAACTGCTGGTTACTTGCTGCAGAAAAAAGGGGGAGCAGATATTCCATTCTTAGCTGGAACCGCAGTGCAATTCGCTACCTCAACAGTTATTTTTGCAATTACATCTGTAATCTTTGAGCCACTTAAAGTAAATATCACTTTGGAGTTTGTCTTAGCCTTAAGTTGGATTGTGTTAGCTCTTTCAATTGGCTCTATATTTTTACTCTTTTACCTACTAAGGCATGACAGTGCCTCATCTGTTTCCAGCCTTTACTACCTGGTCCCACCCCTTGCTGCGGTGCAGGCCTACTACTTTTTTGATGAACGAATTAAGGGCATTGGTTTAATTGGTATGGCTCTAGCTGCTTTAGGTACTTTAATTGTTACTAAAAATTCAAAAACAGCCGGGCATTAA
- a CDS encoding GNAT family N-acetyltransferase: MSINIRSIELSDKTRWLELFKEYIVFYKSKLSDEQFELTWQRIHSDFNINGLVAELDGKVVGFTHYIWRPDTWEVEDFCYLEDLYTDPKVRGKGVGRALIKAVEDIAIAKGSKRLYWTTAPDNETARKLYDKVAITDRVQYKIFLNQ, from the coding sequence ATGAGCATTAATATACGTTCAATTGAATTATCTGATAAAACAAGGTGGCTCGAGTTATTTAAAGAGTACATAGTTTTTTACAAATCAAAATTGTCAGATGAGCAGTTTGAATTGACCTGGCAGCGTATTCATTCAGATTTTAATATTAATGGCCTCGTGGCAGAACTTGATGGCAAGGTTGTGGGTTTTACACACTACATCTGGCGGCCAGACACCTGGGAGGTTGAGGATTTTTGTTACTTAGAAGATCTCTACACCGACCCAAAGGTGAGGGGTAAAGGTGTTGGTAGGGCGCTAATAAAAGCTGTTGAAGATATCGCAATTGCTAAAGGATCAAAGCGGCTTTACTGGACAACTGCCCCAGATAATGAAACTGCTCGAAAACTCTATGACAAGGTTGCCATTACAGATCGTGTGCAATACAAGATCTTCTTAAATCAGTAA
- a CDS encoding Na+/H+ antiporter NhaA — MELEFFAHSEILAPFFFLIGMQLRNEISHPKEILLPIFAALGGMLFPALIFIGLNSDPAIASGWPLVMPTDIALVMLVVLALGKRASVALKTFLLALAVADDLLSIIVLGVKYTGALKATEVLASIGAVLLGVLIGKAPLEKYFIKFVNFAILPIYVFANVYPTLTADLELQSDLGNSIIIARVVGKIVGITLFALIGVKLFKSQLLIGKLELIGGSALAGMGLAVSIMIANLSYTADILLNQAKVGLLVAALLSAIIGSLILIIGSRRVRN, encoded by the coding sequence ATGGAATTAGAGTTTTTTGCGCATAGTGAAATATTGGCGCCATTTTTCTTTTTAATTGGCATGCAACTAAGGAATGAGATCTCCCACCCAAAAGAGATTTTATTGCCAATCTTTGCTGCCTTAGGTGGGATGCTATTTCCAGCGCTAATTTTTATAGGGTTAAATTCTGATCCAGCAATAGCCTCTGGTTGGCCATTAGTTATGCCAACTGATATCGCACTTGTGATGTTGGTAGTCCTTGCCTTAGGCAAACGTGCGTCAGTTGCTTTAAAAACTTTTTTATTAGCCTTAGCTGTTGCTGATGATCTACTTTCAATTATTGTGCTGGGAGTTAAATACACCGGGGCGCTAAAGGCAACTGAGGTTTTGGCAAGTATTGGTGCAGTATTGCTTGGAGTGTTAATTGGTAAAGCACCTCTTGAAAAATACTTTATAAAGTTTGTTAACTTTGCGATTTTGCCGATCTATGTCTTTGCAAATGTTTACCCAACTCTAACGGCTGATCTTGAACTGCAATCTGATCTTGGTAATTCAATTATTATCGCTAGAGTAGTTGGAAAAATTGTTGGCATCACACTCTTTGCATTAATTGGGGTTAAACTCTTTAAGAGTCAGTTGTTGATAGGTAAGTTGGAATTAATTGGTGGATCTGCCCTTGCTGGCATGGGACTTGCAGTATCAATCATGATTGCAAACTTGAGTTATACCGCTGATATTTTGCTTAATCAGGCTAAAGTTGGTTTATTAGTAGCTGCGCTCTTATCTGCAATTATTGGCAGTTTGATTTTGATTATTGGCTCCAGAAGAGTTAGGAATTAG
- a CDS encoding GNAT family N-acetyltransferase, producing MAIEVVTGQDPSRLKSLRLSALKDAPEAFGAKYEDELLIQDSQWQERMVNTQWCFVVADGVDVGLLAVDRADKDRNSDCWLSSWWINEKFRGKNIAQLMLDWVIKLSKENTWQVIGLGVWPENLRARSAYKKLGFVEADKPLPSRSKPGQMYLGMYRQVK from the coding sequence GTGGCAATTGAGGTTGTAACTGGCCAGGATCCTTCCCGGCTTAAATCGCTTCGACTTAGTGCATTAAAAGATGCCCCTGAGGCATTTGGAGCAAAGTATGAGGATGAATTATTAATTCAAGACTCTCAGTGGCAAGAGCGGATGGTAAATACCCAATGGTGTTTTGTGGTGGCAGATGGTGTTGATGTTGGATTACTAGCGGTAGATAGGGCTGATAAAGATCGCAATAGTGATTGCTGGTTATCTAGCTGGTGGATTAACGAGAAATTTAGAGGCAAAAATATTGCACAATTAATGTTGGATTGGGTTATTAAATTGTCTAAAGAAAATACTTGGCAGGTGATTGGTTTGGGCGTGTGGCCAGAGAATTTAAGGGCAAGGAGTGCTTATAAGAAGTTAGGATTTGTGGAGGCAGATAAGCCATTGCCATCTAGATCTAAACCAGGTCAGATGTATCTAGGAATGTATAGGCAGGTGAAATAG
- a CDS encoding iron chaperone, translated as MSKLEIDQYISAQKEPEKTLLKNMRKMILEIEPELKQGISYGIPAFKLGKDVVCGIAARRAGCSFYPFSGSVLAALNKDLVIYKQTKSALHFDAPLPKTLVRKLMTQRMVQIMVKRKGR; from the coding sequence TTGAGCAAGTTAGAGATTGATCAATATATTTCAGCTCAAAAAGAGCCTGAGAAAACCTTGCTTAAAAATATGCGCAAGATGATTTTAGAGATAGAACCAGAGCTTAAGCAGGGGATCTCTTATGGAATTCCTGCCTTTAAATTAGGAAAAGATGTTGTTTGTGGAATTGCTGCCCGGCGTGCTGGTTGCTCTTTTTATCCATTTAGTGGCTCAGTACTTGCTGCCTTGAATAAAGATTTAGTCATTTATAAGCAAACTAAGAGTGCTTTGCACTTTGATGCACCACTTCCTAAAACTTTGGTGAGAAAACTGATGACGCAGCGAATGGTGCAGATAATGGTCAAAAGAAAAGGTAGGTAA
- a CDS encoding FUSC family protein: MKRFISWFIRLFTDRRIWVRQITVAALASATAWVIGDSLVFKGGLVAAIVCALSIRISLYKSVREGLGQIVGTAIGAGVALLTVHYFSFGVIAIGTTVFLCSVVARGLRLGEVASVNVPVTALIVIGPGISGSTAEHRLVSTLIGAAVAIIFSYFSHPNTPAGRTVNQITRLGKRGAELISDMAEGVAGGFTQKQAGAWLSRARLLVEEIPTLRSQAIEAKRYAKWSPLAEVDEAESLYIQGVAIEHMVVQIRGMARALFDSTSDPNRKDTVDRQIAYALSATSTAITEKLELLQSSNRERIIDNIARDLRQAADNLTEELIAMADKLPRSQFVRCIAIVSQMKIIANSLDESSPALHSVITPGEPTSAKVIGLSPVKQTSRLYRGLLMALRTFLRR; encoded by the coding sequence GTGAAGCGTTTTATAAGTTGGTTTATAAGGTTATTTACTGATCGAAGGATTTGGGTTCGCCAAATTACGGTGGCCGCTCTTGCATCTGCTACCGCCTGGGTAATAGGAGATTCCTTAGTTTTTAAAGGCGGCTTAGTAGCAGCAATTGTTTGCGCTTTAAGCATTCGAATCTCACTCTATAAATCAGTAAGAGAAGGATTAGGTCAGATAGTTGGAACTGCAATTGGCGCAGGAGTTGCCCTGTTAACAGTTCACTACTTTAGCTTTGGGGTAATTGCTATTGGCACTACCGTATTTTTATGCTCAGTTGTTGCACGTGGACTTCGCCTCGGTGAGGTGGCATCTGTCAACGTGCCAGTTACGGCATTAATTGTTATTGGTCCTGGTATCTCTGGCTCAACAGCAGAACACAGATTAGTTTCCACGTTAATTGGCGCAGCGGTTGCAATCATTTTTTCCTACTTCTCACATCCAAATACCCCAGCAGGTCGAACTGTTAATCAAATAACAAGGTTGGGTAAAAGAGGGGCAGAGTTAATTAGTGATATGGCAGAGGGAGTGGCCGGTGGCTTCACCCAAAAGCAGGCGGGTGCTTGGTTATCCAGAGCAAGATTATTAGTTGAGGAGATCCCAACTTTAAGAAGCCAAGCCATTGAGGCAAAACGTTATGCCAAATGGTCACCACTTGCCGAAGTTGATGAGGCTGAATCTTTATATATTCAAGGAGTAGCAATTGAACATATGGTGGTTCAAATAAGGGGAATGGCAAGAGCATTATTTGATTCAACCTCTGATCCAAATCGAAAAGATACTGTTGATCGCCAGATTGCTTACGCACTCTCTGCTACCTCAACTGCAATTACTGAAAAGCTAGAGTTACTGCAATCCTCAAATCGAGAGCGAATCATTGACAATATCGCCAGAGATCTACGGCAAGCAGCTGATAATTTAACTGAGGAGTTAATTGCAATGGCAGATAAGCTGCCTCGTAGCCAATTTGTTAGGTGCATTGCAATCGTCTCGCAGATGAAAATCATCGCTAACTCTTTAGATGAGAGCTCACCCGCCTTGCACTCAGTTATAACACCAGGGGAGCCAACTAGCGCCAAGGTAATTGGTCTATCCCCAGTTAAGCAGACAAGCAGGTTGTATCGAGGACTTCTTATGGCCCTTCGCACCTTCTTGCGCCGCTAG
- a CDS encoding DinB family protein, producing MSNSEIEKLAAEYEAATNVFLEAFKKVNLADLDKPKKDGWNARQVIHHLADSESQSCARLKRLVAEPGTTIQGYDENIWAQNTTLGYTVLPIENSLAFYKASRAASLEIIKRLEVAQLSNAGVHTESGAYDLKKWFSSYINHPRDHANQLLAD from the coding sequence ATGAGTAATTCTGAGATTGAAAAGTTAGCTGCTGAGTATGAAGCAGCAACAAATGTATTTCTTGAAGCCTTTAAAAAGGTAAACCTGGCTGATTTAGATAAGCCTAAAAAAGATGGCTGGAACGCCAGGCAGGTAATTCATCATTTAGCAGATTCTGAATCCCAATCTTGCGCTCGATTAAAAAGATTAGTTGCAGAACCTGGCACAACAATCCAAGGTTATGATGAAAATATCTGGGCACAAAACACCACCTTGGGTTACACCGTGCTACCAATTGAAAACTCTTTAGCTTTCTATAAAGCATCTAGGGCAGCAAGTCTTGAGATCATTAAAAGATTAGAGGTTGCTCAACTATCAAATGCTGGAGTCCATACTGAATCTGGTGCTTATGATCTTAAAAAGTGGTTTTCATCCTATATAAACCACCCAAGGGATCACGCAAATCAGTTGTTAGCCGATTAA
- a CDS encoding rhodanese-related sulfurtransferase, with product MDLPKVILYYIFTPLSDPAAIKIWQKNLCQTLNLKGRIIISPHGINGTLGGEMNDLKKYIRQTRSYEGFAKMKFKWSQGTGNDFPKLSVKVRAELVAFGYPNEIKVDKNGVVGGGKHLKPAQVDELVAKHGDDVVFFDGRNAYEAKVGRFKNAVVPQVETSRDFVQEIESGKYDHLKDKPIVTYCTGGIRCEVLSSVMKTRGFKEVYQIDGGIVTYGKEIGDDGLWEGALYTFDNRMSIEFSEKTKSIANCEKCAAPANRFYDCPKPPCNSLNLLCVTCAEKLNDEICKHPQRKYSKAELIG from the coding sequence ATGGATCTTCCCAAGGTAATTCTTTACTACATCTTCACGCCATTATCTGATCCGGCTGCAATAAAGATTTGGCAAAAAAATCTTTGCCAAACATTAAATTTAAAGGGACGAATAATTATCTCCCCCCATGGCATCAATGGCACTTTGGGTGGTGAGATGAATGACCTAAAAAAATATATTCGCCAAACAAGATCATATGAAGGCTTTGCCAAAATGAAGTTTAAATGGTCGCAAGGCACTGGCAATGATTTTCCAAAGTTAAGTGTGAAGGTGCGAGCTGAGTTGGTGGCATTTGGCTATCCAAATGAGATTAAAGTTGATAAAAATGGAGTAGTTGGTGGTGGAAAACATTTAAAGCCTGCCCAGGTTGATGAGCTGGTAGCAAAACATGGTGATGATGTGGTTTTCTTTGATGGCCGAAACGCATATGAGGCAAAGGTTGGCCGGTTTAAAAATGCAGTGGTTCCACAGGTTGAAACCAGTAGAGATTTTGTACAAGAGATTGAAAGTGGCAAGTATGACCATCTAAAGGATAAGCCAATTGTTACTTACTGCACCGGTGGTATTAGATGTGAGGTTTTATCATCAGTGATGAAGACACGTGGATTTAAAGAGGTTTATCAAATTGATGGTGGCATAGTTACCTACGGTAAAGAGATTGGTGATGATGGCCTATGGGAGGGCGCTCTTTATACCTTTGATAATAGGATGTCGATCGAGTTTAGTGAGAAGACAAAATCAATAGCTAACTGTGAAAAGTGTGCTGCACCCGCAAATCGTTTTTATGATTGCCCAAAGCCGCCATGTAACTCTCTGAATTTATTGTGTGTCACTTGTGCTGAAAAACTGAATGATGAGATCTGCAAACACCCACAGCGAAAATACTCTAAGGCTGAATTAATCGGCTAA
- a CDS encoding response regulator transcription factor yields MSTQANSSPSVRGSTTAALEAAIERGDVDFIYQMFANTARELAQTGQGKQLINLSKYAGDQSIDGMALQKAFSLMGYLVELDFVVAQALAMELEIEKSKTKIGDFLEKLIAYTRAFIYFASGDLANARAQIDIALNSQVITNDLGGMDKPILIRMRSVIDHLYSDLPAMQQAQNQVENLMTEFGGTNISYHLIAIKTLIYYEEGNFIKANEYAKMGVASAEANGFIGVSVPLDCKYILARTLFEFSKLDQALIELAELKIEAKRSKSTLFFVLAETFAIRILTAQFKHSEALERLKNLHNEVDVVSKNNDLAWLIDVTELYIRFILGDFTRANLLVARCPDLPYVRHVKASIAESSGSKSPTRAEVIKFPEQTYKEQIYKYLFLSEFKAELDENPKYWVKKALKIGEITGSREFFIRQNSYHINLIIEIAKEQPSIYLEELARDCINRLKERSESSKAISEGLTSREIDVLKHLATGKSIDAIGKSLHISKNTMKTHLKNIYRKLEVAGRAEAVDKGQKLLLI; encoded by the coding sequence ATGTCTACTCAAGCTAATTCATCACCCTCAGTCAGAGGTTCAACTACCGCCGCCCTGGAAGCGGCTATTGAAAGAGGTGATGTTGATTTTATATATCAAATGTTTGCAAACACGGCGAGAGAGTTGGCTCAAACTGGACAAGGAAAACAATTAATAAATTTGTCTAAATATGCAGGCGATCAATCCATTGATGGAATGGCACTACAGAAAGCGTTTTCCTTGATGGGATATTTGGTGGAATTAGATTTTGTAGTGGCTCAAGCACTAGCGATGGAGCTTGAGATTGAAAAGTCTAAAACAAAAATAGGTGATTTCTTAGAAAAACTAATTGCATACACTCGTGCCTTTATTTATTTTGCAAGTGGAGATTTGGCCAATGCTCGAGCACAAATTGACATCGCGCTAAATTCACAAGTAATCACAAATGACTTGGGTGGTATGGATAAGCCAATTTTAATCAGAATGAGATCAGTAATTGACCACCTGTATTCAGATCTACCAGCTATGCAACAGGCACAAAATCAAGTAGAGAATTTGATGACTGAGTTTGGTGGAACCAATATCTCATATCACTTAATAGCGATCAAAACATTAATCTACTATGAAGAAGGTAATTTTATAAAGGCAAATGAATATGCAAAAATGGGAGTCGCATCTGCTGAGGCAAATGGTTTCATAGGGGTTTCGGTACCTTTAGATTGCAAGTACATATTGGCTAGAACCTTATTCGAATTCTCTAAGTTAGATCAAGCTTTAATTGAGCTAGCTGAGTTGAAAATCGAGGCTAAGCGCTCTAAATCAACTCTCTTTTTTGTCCTTGCAGAAACTTTTGCAATCCGAATTTTGACAGCTCAATTTAAGCATTCTGAAGCATTGGAAAGATTAAAAAATCTTCATAACGAGGTTGATGTAGTTTCAAAGAACAACGACTTAGCTTGGTTAATTGATGTTACCGAGCTATACATTAGATTTATTTTAGGCGACTTTACCAGAGCAAATCTTTTAGTTGCTCGCTGTCCTGACTTACCTTATGTCAGACATGTTAAAGCATCAATTGCGGAAAGTTCAGGCAGTAAGAGTCCTACTAGAGCGGAAGTTATTAAATTTCCAGAACAAACTTATAAAGAGCAGATATATAAATATTTGTTTTTATCTGAATTTAAGGCTGAGTTGGATGAAAATCCCAAATATTGGGTTAAGAAAGCATTAAAAATTGGAGAAATTACAGGTAGTCGTGAGTTCTTTATTAGACAAAACAGCTATCACATAAATTTAATTATTGAGATTGCTAAAGAGCAACCCTCAATTTATTTGGAGGAACTTGCTCGAGATTGTATTAACCGATTAAAAGAACGAAGTGAATCTAGCAAAGCTATTAGTGAGGGCCTGACCTCTCGCGAAATAGATGTTCTTAAACATCTGGCTACTGGTAAATCTATAGATGCGATTGGCAAGTCATTGCACATATCAAAAAACACCATGAAAACACACCTTAAAAACATTTATCGCAAATTAGAGGTTGCTGGACGAGCAGAAGCGGTCGATAAGGGTCAAAAACTTTTACTAATTTAA
- a CDS encoding Gfo/Idh/MocA family protein, which translates to MNDARKPLRIGILGAARIAPSAIIFPAQATGHLLVAVGARDKARASEFAKQYQIEKAYGSYQEVLDDPNVDVIYNALHNGGHGPWNIKALAAGKHVLSEKPSASNAAEAKEVAAAVSKSGKVFMEGFHYYYHPVFQRLLAIVKSGEIGEVIKVESSLLIPRPDESDLRLQFDLAGGSMMDVGCYALHSQRMISQAIADGEPTIVKAEANAADGKIDTKLYMQLKYPNGVACLAKGDFEAPVMEAPLTVTGSKGSVHLPNFVVSGWDPRVIVDLAGQKRVEHLPSISTYTYQLLAFADAVDLGKPIKTDAKDALLQAQLIDAAYIAAGLPLRPIFKH; encoded by the coding sequence ATGAATGACGCTCGCAAGCCTCTTCGTATTGGAATATTAGGCGCAGCCCGAATTGCACCGAGTGCCATTATTTTTCCAGCCCAAGCAACAGGACATCTTTTAGTTGCAGTTGGCGCCAGAGATAAAGCACGCGCTTCTGAGTTTGCCAAGCAGTATCAGATTGAAAAAGCTTATGGTTCTTACCAAGAGGTGCTTGATGATCCAAATGTTGATGTCATCTATAACGCCCTGCACAACGGTGGCCACGGACCTTGGAATATCAAGGCATTAGCAGCTGGTAAACATGTTTTAAGTGAGAAGCCTTCTGCTTCTAATGCTGCTGAGGCGAAAGAGGTTGCAGCAGCTGTAAGTAAATCTGGCAAGGTATTTATGGAGGGGTTTCATTACTACTATCACCCAGTTTTTCAAAGATTACTTGCGATAGTTAAATCAGGTGAGATTGGTGAGGTTATAAAGGTTGAATCCTCACTTCTAATTCCACGCCCTGATGAGAGTGATTTAAGGTTGCAATTTGATCTAGCTGGTGGCTCAATGATGGATGTTGGCTGCTACGCACTTCATAGCCAGCGCATGATTAGTCAGGCTATTGCAGATGGTGAGCCAACAATTGTTAAAGCAGAGGCAAATGCTGCTGATGGAAAAATTGATACCAAGTTATATATGCAACTTAAGTATCCAAATGGAGTTGCCTGCTTAGCAAAGGGTGATTTTGAAGCACCAGTTATGGAGGCACCTTTAACTGTTACCGGCTCTAAGGGAAGCGTTCACCTTCCTAACTTTGTGGTTTCTGGTTGGGATCCAAGAGTGATTGTTGATCTTGCTGGTCAAAAACGTGTTGAGCACCTGCCATCTATTTCTACCTACACCTATCAATTACTCGCCTTTGCCGATGCGGTCGATTTAGGCAAACCAATTAAGACTGATGCAAAAGATGCACTATTGCAAGCACAATTAATTGATGCAGCATATATTGCAGCGGGATTACCGCTTCGGCCAATTTTTAAACATTAA